One window from the genome of Pararhizobium gei encodes:
- a CDS encoding polysaccharide pyruvyl transferase family protein translates to MDPYYWESQHGNFGDDLNLWLWDFLLPGFRDVQPETLLVGVGTVLNRVLLPEGRHKLVLGSGFGYGALPDMSDRREWDIRCVRGPLTAQKVGVDAKLGIIDPAVMVTEMPEFRNLQKKHRKSFVPHWESAAAGLWPVVCSTVGVHYIDPRGEAKSVIREIAQSELIIAESMHGAILADAFRVPWVAVTTSDSINSFKWNDWAQTVGVTYKPRHIPVSTRAEAIAKGAKFWGVGFEPQQPRPEDPNKLEIDAEVLVAPGEPRQTSLRAAAKQLLATPSTLSLWQAARATPQLSADSVLSERKERFLTVLDSVRRAYF, encoded by the coding sequence ATGGACCCCTATTATTGGGAATCGCAACACGGGAATTTCGGCGACGACCTTAATCTCTGGCTGTGGGACTTTCTCCTCCCGGGGTTCCGCGACGTTCAGCCCGAAACGCTTCTGGTCGGGGTCGGGACGGTCCTGAACCGGGTGCTTTTGCCCGAAGGCCGGCACAAGCTCGTGCTCGGCAGCGGGTTCGGTTACGGCGCGCTGCCGGACATGTCCGACCGCCGCGAATGGGACATACGATGCGTTCGCGGCCCCTTGACCGCCCAGAAAGTCGGCGTCGATGCGAAGCTCGGGATCATTGATCCGGCTGTCATGGTCACCGAGATGCCGGAGTTCAGAAACCTGCAGAAAAAGCACAGGAAGAGTTTCGTTCCCCATTGGGAATCAGCGGCGGCAGGGCTGTGGCCGGTCGTCTGCAGCACCGTCGGCGTGCACTATATCGATCCGCGTGGCGAGGCAAAGAGTGTTATCCGCGAGATCGCCCAGTCGGAGTTGATCATCGCCGAATCCATGCATGGCGCCATCCTCGCCGATGCCTTTCGCGTGCCATGGGTGGCGGTTACCACCTCGGATAGCATCAACAGCTTCAAATGGAACGATTGGGCGCAGACAGTCGGCGTTACCTACAAACCGCGTCATATTCCTGTTTCCACACGGGCGGAGGCGATCGCCAAGGGCGCAAAATTCTGGGGGGTCGGCTTCGAGCCGCAACAGCCCCGGCCCGAGGATCCCAACAAGCTGGAGATCGATGCCGAGGTGCTGGTTGCCCCGGGCGAGCCGCGACAAACCTCGCTCAGGGCCGCCGCAAAGCAACTGCTTGCCACCCCTTCGACCTTGTCACTTTGGCAGGCGGCGCGCGCAACGCCGCAGCTCAGCGCTGATTCTGTTCTGTCGGAACGCAAGGAGCGGTTTCTGACCGTGCTGGATAGCGTGCGCCGCGCCTATTTCTGA